In one Amaranthus tricolor cultivar Red isolate AtriRed21 chromosome 8, ASM2621246v1, whole genome shotgun sequence genomic region, the following are encoded:
- the LOC130820335 gene encoding uncharacterized protein LOC130820335, with translation MEAEKHSELSALKSPEGSRLWKEELEKCESQVDELQSKFMEVKASIEGSEAESDKDLDMLWRRVKIAATLLTYLKSRARTMVVPHLAKASCGIKLLQGVGLVDKDGIPLSSWSKSIDLSSIDVQTNNGSSDPGNFVHDKEGAYVYDLLNSVQTVSNVMETLVKRVLIAESETEIEKEKVNFSQEEIKKKETQLESMSLKLEEMERFAFGTNCILNEMRQRVEDLVEETSRQRQRAAENEQELSRVKRDFESLKSYVSSLISVRETLISSEKQFQTIEKLFERLAAKTTQLEGEKMQKEAEVQKLMEENVKLHALLDKKEAQLLAMNEQCKVMALSGSNI, from the exons ATGGAAGCTGAGAAACATTCTGAGTTATCTGCTCTAAAGTCTCCCGAAGGAAGTAGGTTGTGGAAGGAGGAGTTGGAAAAATGTGAATCTCAAGTTGATGAATTGCAATCAAAATTTATGGAGGTAAAAGCTTCTATTGAAGGATCTGAAGCCGAGTCGGATAAAGATTTGGATATGCTTTGGAGGAGAGTGAAAATTGCAGCAACTTTGCTGACTTATTTAAAGAGTAGAGCAAGAACAATGGTTGTTCCTCACTTAGCAAAAGCATCTTGTGGGATAAAGTTGTTGCAAGGTGTAGGGCTAGTTGACAAAGATGGAATTCCGTTGTCTAGCTGGTCTAAAAGTATAGATCTTTCTTCTATTGATGTTCAAACAAATAATGGAAGTAGTGATCCGGGTAATTTTGTTCATGATAAAGAAGGAGCCTATGTGTATGATCTACTAAACTCCGTGCAGACAGTTTCAAATGTGATGGAAACTCTGGTTAAAAGGGTCCTAATTGCTGAGTCTGAAACTGAAATTGAGAAAGAGAAGGTAAACTTCAGTCAGGAAGAAATTAAGAAGAAGGAAACTCAACTTGAAAGCATGTCTTTGAAGCTGGAGGAAATGGAAAGATTTGCTTTCGGAACTAATTGTATTCTAAATGAGATGCGGCAACGAGTTGAAGACTTAGTTGAAGAGACATCTAGGCAGAGACAGAGAGCTGctgaaaatgaacaagaactTTCTCGTGTAAAGCGCGATTTTGAGTCTCTGAAATCGTACGTCAGTAGTCTCATTAGTGTTCGAGAAACACTTATTTCGTCTGAGAAGCAATTTCAAACTATCGAAAAGCTATTTGAACG GCTTGCTGCTAAAACAACCCAATTAGAGGGAGAAAAAATGCAAAAAGAAGCTGAAGTACAGAAACTGATGGAAGAAAATGTGAAGTTGCATGCTTTATTAGACAAGAAAGAAGCCCAATTATTGGCCATGAATGAACAATGCAAGGTCATGGCCCTCAGTGGTTCTAATATCTAG